The following coding sequences lie in one Haladaptatus sp. DJG-WS-42 genomic window:
- a CDS encoding type II CAAX endopeptidase family protein: MSQSPAASVGVALAGVALAAAFLPWMGAGTSVAGLTIGSVAGAALAGVALLTFLLRRHEVLPRTWGAPLAGLASGAVVCAAIYTLLAPTLSDAASGALGGGLPVAAFAGLFALGAAVADGADISAKRISRMVRDVAIASAVGLVSFLVGMALSIIPTSIVADVGFAVQFGVFTTFFGLGLALSAIAYLKLREIGLDYIDIRMPSKRDLAYAVGGVVVLYGAAIAISIVLQSLGLSGAESSIEQQAREGNPTLLLVLIPLSWLVIGPGEELVFRNIVQKSLYDSFSERAAVVVASCIFALIHIPQYYSATNPASTFTTLVVIFILSLLLGETYRRTGNLVVPILIHGTFNAVQFFQLYVQLAGSPV, from the coding sequence TCGGGAGCGTTGCCGGTGCCGCCCTCGCGGGTGTCGCCTTGCTCACCTTCCTGCTTCGACGCCACGAGGTGTTGCCCCGGACGTGGGGTGCCCCACTCGCTGGACTCGCAAGCGGGGCTGTCGTCTGCGCCGCCATCTACACGCTCCTCGCCCCAACGCTTTCTGACGCAGCAAGCGGCGCGCTCGGCGGTGGCCTCCCCGTCGCCGCGTTTGCCGGGCTGTTCGCGCTCGGCGCGGCGGTTGCAGACGGTGCGGACATCTCCGCAAAACGCATCTCACGGATGGTCCGCGACGTAGCGATTGCGTCTGCGGTTGGCCTCGTGAGCTTCCTCGTCGGAATGGCCCTCTCTATCATCCCCACCTCAATTGTCGCGGACGTTGGCTTCGCCGTCCAGTTCGGCGTGTTCACGACATTCTTCGGACTCGGACTCGCCCTCTCTGCGATTGCGTATCTGAAACTCCGCGAGATTGGCCTCGACTACATCGACATCCGGATGCCGAGCAAACGTGACCTCGCCTACGCCGTTGGCGGCGTGGTCGTGCTCTACGGCGCGGCCATCGCCATCAGCATCGTGCTCCAGTCGCTCGGGCTCTCGGGCGCAGAGAGCAGTATCGAGCAACAGGCACGCGAGGGCAATCCGACGCTGTTGCTCGTGCTCATCCCGCTGTCGTGGCTCGTTATCGGCCCGGGCGAAGAGCTCGTGTTCCGTAACATCGTCCAGAAATCGCTGTACGACAGCTTCTCTGAGCGCGCTGCCGTGGTCGTCGCAAGCTGTATCTTCGCACTCATCCACATCCCACAGTACTATAGCGCGACGAACCCGGCTTCGACGTTCACGACGCTCGTCGTCATTTTCATCCTCTCGCTCCTGCTCGGTGAGACCTACCGCCGAACCGGAAACCTCGTCGTCCCTATCCTGATTCACGGAACATTCAACGCCGTCCAATTCTTCCAGCTCTACGTCCAACTCGCTGGCAGCCCGGTCTGA
- a CDS encoding CopG family transcriptional regulator, producing MVQTHMRHYSLVCEDHLAEQVTQLAQEYGLTEEEVLRQLISAGLSSLD from the coding sequence GTGGTACAGACCCACATGCGCCACTACTCGCTCGTCTGTGAAGACCACCTTGCAGAGCAGGTGACTCAGCTGGCGCAAGAGTACGGACTCACGGAAGAAGAGGTGCTCAGGCAGTTGATTTCTGCCGGACTTTCCTCGCTCGATTAG
- a CDS encoding NOB1 family endonuclease encodes MHVLDTSAFIHEYHTQAKKASIPLVREELEAEHAFRFDAMEGAGMYIHIPDEQSVETVQRAARKSGDLAELSATDIRLIAAAYELEGILVTDDYAMQNVAERLEVTVEVIAQDGIAEQRNWKFQCQGCGRVFDENKDRCPICGTGLTRKNPSSA; translated from the coding sequence ATGCACGTTCTCGACACGTCCGCTTTTATCCACGAGTATCATACGCAAGCGAAGAAGGCCTCTATCCCGCTCGTCCGCGAGGAACTCGAAGCCGAACACGCCTTTCGCTTCGACGCGATGGAAGGCGCTGGGATGTACATCCACATCCCCGACGAGCAGTCCGTCGAAACCGTCCAACGCGCCGCGCGCAAGTCGGGCGACTTAGCCGAGCTCTCTGCCACCGACATCCGGCTGATTGCGGCGGCCTACGAACTCGAAGGCATTCTCGTCACCGACGACTACGCGATGCAGAACGTCGCAGAGCGCCTCGAAGTCACCGTCGAGGTCATCGCCCAAGACGGTATTGCAGAACAGCGCAACTGGAAGTTCCAATGTCAGGGCTGTGGCCGCGTCTTCGACGAAAACAAAGACCGCTGTCCGATCTGTGGGACGGGACTCACCCGCAAGAACCCGAGTAGCGCCTAA
- a CDS encoding PRC-barrel domain-containing protein produces the protein MPEILAENLSGKAVMGSDGAEIGMLYNITMDLKTGSLHELIVEPTEQTNTRNVDFSVNDSGRFKVPVNRVQAVKDHIVIRR, from the coding sequence AATCTGTCGGGGAAGGCCGTGATGGGCTCAGACGGGGCTGAAATCGGGATGCTCTACAACATCACGATGGACCTCAAGACGGGGTCGCTCCACGAACTCATCGTCGAACCAACAGAACAGACCAATACGCGCAACGTTGATTTCAGCGTCAACGACAGCGGGCGGTTCAAAGTGCCCGTAAACCGCGTCCAAGCAGTGAAAGACCACATCGTTATCCGTCGTTAA